One Natranaerovirga hydrolytica genomic region harbors:
- a CDS encoding dipicolinate synthase subunit B, giving the protein MKALENVKIGFVITGSFCTIPKVFTEIEKLIHMGADVYPIMSENVTSIDTRFGTAKENMEKLRKITGKEILTQINETELIGPNKSVDILVVAPCTGNTMAKLANGITDTAALMAIKATIRNDLPVVIAIATNDALGLNLKNLGTLMNTKGIYFVPFGQDNWDKKPRSLVADINQLSNTIIKAIEGTQVQPVLVLYE; this is encoded by the coding sequence ATGAAAGCATTAGAAAATGTAAAAATAGGATTTGTAATCACAGGTTCCTTCTGCACAATCCCTAAAGTATTTACTGAGATAGAAAAATTAATCCATATGGGCGCGGACGTTTATCCCATTATGTCAGAAAATGTAACATCCATCGATACAAGATTTGGCACTGCAAAAGAAAATATGGAAAAGCTTAGAAAAATAACAGGTAAAGAAATATTGACACAAATTAATGAAACAGAACTTATTGGTCCAAATAAAAGTGTGGATATTTTAGTTGTAGCACCATGTACAGGCAATACAATGGCAAAATTAGCCAATGGCATTACAGATACAGCTGCACTTATGGCAATAAAAGCTACCATTAGAAATGATTTGCCAGTGGTTATAGCCATAGCAACCAATGATGCACTGGGATTGAATTTAAAAAATTTAGGAACTTTAATGAATACAAAAGGTATTTATTTTGTACCATTTGGCCAAGACAATTGGGATAAAAAACCAAGATCATTGGTTGCCGATATTAACCAACTATCCAATACCATTATAAAAGCAATTGAAGGGACTCAAGTTCAGCCAGTATTGGTTTTATATGAATAA